One bacterium DNA segment encodes these proteins:
- a CDS encoding acyl carrier protein — MSNIKEIVLDYVKREYLEDEDQVIDFDTPLISGGIVDSFSMVSLKVFLETRYKIQIPDAKASPKAFDSVNKIVALLKEFNVE; from the coding sequence ATGTCTAATATCAAAGAAATTGTACTCGACTATGTGAAGCGTGAATACCTTGAAGATGAAGATCAAGTAATCGACTTCGACACGCCGCTCATTTCCGGCGGTATTGTCGATTCATTCTCGATGGTCTCACTCAAGGTATTTCTCGAAACCAGATACAAGATCCAGATTCCTGACGCCAAGGCGAGCCCGAAGGCATTTGATTCGGTAAATAAGATTGTCGCCCTGCTCAAGGAATTTAACGTGGAATAG
- the acsA gene encoding acetate--CoA ligase: protein MTHIGNFEQTYKSFEWQLAERELDYQSGKTINIGAYCSDRICSLGKSQKTALIWKSFTGERRDYTFDQMRKLTNGIAAFLGNQGIKPGERVCLFMDKIPELYFGFLGVLKLGAISQPLFSAFGPESLFTRLEDAQTAAIITQRKHVFKVRKILPELPNLRLIIVVDDDGVKPLQEHEIAMHMNDSMALDRYDVYPSVAETPSVLHYTSGTTGKPKGAQHVHYSLISQYITTRYALDLMDDDIYWCTADPGWVTGTSYGIIGPWSCGVTQCVLDEGFSADNWYQFIQDCRVTVWYSAPTAIRSLMKEGEEAVRKYDMKSLRHLASVGEPLNAEAVLWSQRAFGLPFHDTYWQTETGSIVISNYPGMKVKPGSMGKPFPGITATVLDMKTHQPITRTGIVGLIALKPGWPAMIRGYWNNKETYDKKFINGWYICGDRASIDDEGYYWFVGRDDDVINTAGHLVGPFEIESALLEHPAVAESAVVGKPDPVNMEVVKAFVTLKSGFETSKELELEIMNFIRKKLSPLAMPQEIEFAPSLPKTRSGKIMRRLLRAKEWGQEIGDTSTLEDDM from the coding sequence GTGACTCATATCGGGAACTTCGAACAAACCTACAAATCCTTCGAATGGCAGCTCGCTGAACGCGAGTTGGACTATCAAAGTGGAAAAACGATTAATATCGGGGCATACTGCAGTGATCGAATCTGCAGTCTTGGCAAATCTCAGAAGACAGCTTTAATCTGGAAATCATTTACCGGCGAACGGCGAGACTATACGTTTGACCAGATGCGCAAACTAACCAACGGCATCGCCGCATTCCTCGGAAATCAAGGAATCAAGCCCGGCGAGCGAGTTTGTCTCTTTATGGACAAGATTCCCGAACTCTACTTCGGGTTTCTCGGTGTATTGAAGCTCGGCGCTATCTCCCAGCCGCTATTCTCGGCTTTCGGTCCCGAGTCGCTTTTTACCAGACTTGAAGATGCGCAGACAGCGGCGATTATCACCCAGCGCAAGCATGTTTTCAAAGTTCGCAAAATCTTGCCGGAACTGCCAAATCTGCGGTTGATCATCGTCGTCGACGATGACGGCGTCAAACCGTTGCAAGAACACGAAATTGCGATGCACATGAACGACTCGATGGCGCTCGACAGGTACGATGTGTATCCGTCTGTCGCTGAAACGCCTTCGGTGCTGCACTATACATCAGGCACGACCGGCAAGCCCAAAGGCGCACAGCATGTTCATTACTCGCTGATCTCGCAATACATCACGACACGCTACGCGCTCGACCTGATGGACGATGACATCTATTGGTGTACTGCCGACCCCGGCTGGGTAACCGGCACGTCGTACGGCATCATTGGACCGTGGTCTTGTGGAGTCACACAGTGCGTCCTTGATGAAGGCTTCAGCGCTGACAATTGGTATCAGTTCATTCAGGATTGCCGCGTTACCGTTTGGTACTCAGCGCCAACAGCGATACGCTCATTGATGAAAGAGGGCGAAGAGGCTGTTCGCAAGTACGACATGAAGAGTCTGCGGCACCTTGCTTCGGTCGGTGAGCCGCTCAACGCCGAGGCTGTCTTGTGGTCGCAGCGGGCATTTGGCCTGCCGTTCCACGATACTTACTGGCAAACTGAAACGGGAAGCATCGTAATCTCCAACTATCCAGGCATGAAGGTCAAACCCGGATCAATGGGAAAACCATTCCCGGGAATCACTGCAACCGTGCTGGACATGAAGACGCATCAGCCAATCACCCGCACCGGCATTGTTGGATTGATCGCACTCAAACCCGGCTGGCCGGCAATGATTCGCGGTTACTGGAACAACAAGGAAACCTACGACAAGAAGTTCATCAACGGCTGGTACATCTGCGGTGATCGGGCAAGCATTGATGACGAAGGTTACTACTGGTTCGTGGGTCGTGACGATGACGTAATCAACACTGCCGGACATCTCGTCGGTCCATTTGAGATCGAGTCTGCACTACTTGAACATCCTGCAGTCGCTGAGTCTGCCGTCGTTGGCAAACCGGATCCGGTCAACATGGAAGTTGTGAAAGCATTCGTTACGCTCAAGTCGGGGTTCGAAACTTCCAAGGAACTCGAACTCGAAATCATGAACTTTATTCGCAAGAAGCTATCCCCATTAGCGATGCCGCAAGAAATCGAGTTTGCACCTTCGTTGCCAAAGACACGCAGCGGCAAGATCATGCGCAGACTTTTGCGTGCGAAAGAATGGGGACAAGAAATTGGTGATACGTCAACTTTGGAAGATGATATGTAA
- a CDS encoding OsmC family protein, with translation MLPVTLEWIGAKQFEATNIEDVKFRMDVKKKGGGAGIYASPTDHLLAAVGACSGIDVVGILDKMRQELTSLRIDVIGEQVEENPKYFRSIKITYLLTGTNLDRAKVEQAVTLSQDKYCSVRATLSDKCVITTEIVIS, from the coding sequence ATGCTTCCAGTTACACTTGAATGGATCGGCGCAAAACAATTCGAAGCCACTAACATTGAAGATGTCAAGTTTCGAATGGATGTTAAGAAGAAGGGCGGCGGCGCAGGGATTTACGCATCTCCGACCGATCACTTGTTGGCAGCGGTTGGAGCTTGCAGTGGAATTGACGTCGTTGGCATTCTTGATAAAATGCGCCAAGAACTGACATCGCTGCGAATTGATGTCATTGGCGAGCAGGTCGAGGAGAATCCGAAATACTTCAGATCGATTAAGATCACCTACTTGCTTACGGGAACGAATCTCGACCGCGCCAAAGTCGAGCAAGCGGTCACGCTATCGCAGGATAAGTACTGCTCGGTCCGCGCGACTCTTAGCGACAAGTGCGTCATCACGACAGAGATCGTTATCAGTTAA
- the rodA gene encoding rod shape-determining protein RodA yields MFALARYLSYSRRPISNLRKIFTATAMCGFVTFLVLRQPDLGSSIIFTVIFSAMMFWAGLPARYLLLFYTPFISMIASSSMYAWIIFFVLLIVAALLIVRKSPTFTILLVSLNLFVGALSSIAWNHLHDYQQMRIKIFLDPGQDPLGAGYQIIQSKVAIGSGGLLGKGYMSGSQNKLDFLPLRHTDFIFSVGAEEFGMLGAVIIIALFGFLFFRGLQTALKVRSEFMGLVTIGATAALAFQMFVNIGMVVGLLPVAGVPLPFVSYGGSSLLTSWIFLGVIANAERNWQEY; encoded by the coding sequence TTGTTCGCGCTTGCCCGCTACTTGAGTTACAGCCGGCGACCGATCTCGAATTTGCGCAAGATATTCACGGCTACCGCGATGTGCGGATTTGTGACATTCTTAGTTTTGCGTCAACCCGATCTTGGTTCGTCGATTATCTTCACCGTGATCTTCTCGGCGATGATGTTCTGGGCGGGTTTACCGGCGCGCTATCTGTTATTGTTCTACACGCCGTTTATCAGCATGATCGCGTCATCGAGCATGTACGCCTGGATCATTTTCTTCGTGCTGTTGATCGTCGCCGCGCTGTTGATTGTGCGCAAGTCTCCAACATTTACCATTCTTCTCGTAAGCCTGAATCTATTCGTCGGGGCTCTCAGCTCGATTGCCTGGAATCATCTTCACGACTATCAGCAGATGCGTATCAAGATTTTCCTCGACCCAGGGCAAGACCCCCTCGGCGCCGGTTACCAGATTATTCAATCGAAGGTTGCTATCGGCTCTGGCGGATTATTGGGCAAAGGCTACATGTCTGGGAGTCAAAACAAGCTGGATTTCTTGCCGCTGCGCCATACCGATTTCATCTTCTCGGTCGGTGCCGAAGAGTTTGGCATGTTGGGGGCCGTGATAATCATCGCGTTGTTCGGCTTCTTGTTCTTCAGAGGACTACAGACCGCCTTGAAAGTCCGGAGCGAATTCATGGGGCTGGTGACAATCGGGGCGACTGCAGCATTGGCGTTTCAAATGTTTGTGAATATAGGAATGGTGGTCGGGCTCTTGCCTGTGGCCGGTGTGCCACTGCCATTTGTCAGCTATGGGGGATCGTCACTGCTGACCAGTTGGATCTTTCTTGGCGTCATAGCGAACGCCGAACGCAACTGGCAGGAATATTAG
- the mrdA gene encoding penicillin-binding protein 2, with the protein MIDPTTKSIRGKIVAGIMACIFLLLVGKLIQLQVVSYDYYFQMSEENRIRLVPRTAMRGKIVDREGRTLATDRPAYTVSVIPSEVRQLSRLSEELAPLLDLERKTIEQKVNERRSRKFEPIPIRRDIEFASVCIIEESNELFPGVMYQLDHARTYPYGNIAAHIIGYTGEVDERETKTQFRIGSMIGRAGVEKQYDQPIRGIDGVDYQEVSATGRILGPLQSKPNKDPIPGSELGLSLDLDLQILCDSLFGDSLSGAAIFINPQNGEILAMVSKPNYDANLFSGFVPRGAYQELSTDERRPLLDRVIRGTYPPGSTSKLLTAGAALELGLIEPHTPFKACYGGYQFGNRYFKCHKKSGHGNQDVYGALEVSCDTYFYQVGLKLGLKNFSDMAKKCGFDVLTGIDIPAERAGFVPTEEWYNKAYGKNGWTKAVLLNLGIGQGELLVTPLGLAQFYCGIVNNGSIYRPHLMRYIESANGELTQVTPEISRQLPFSASTLTILKEGCRRVVQGGSGTAARSRIEGIEMGGKTGTAQNPHGNEHALFCAFAPFDKPTIVGCVIVENAGHGSVAAAPIVQQVFIRYFQKTGLLAPPPPPLLEDIVQL; encoded by the coding sequence TTGATTGACCCGACTACCAAGTCAATTCGCGGAAAGATTGTTGCCGGAATCATGGCCTGCATTTTTCTGCTTCTGGTCGGGAAGCTCATTCAATTGCAGGTTGTCTCTTATGACTACTATTTTCAGATGTCGGAAGAAAACCGCATCCGACTTGTGCCGAGAACGGCAATGCGCGGCAAGATTGTTGACCGCGAAGGCAGAACTCTCGCCACCGATCGCCCCGCTTACACTGTCTCCGTAATACCTTCTGAAGTCCGGCAACTCTCGCGACTTTCTGAGGAGCTTGCTCCTTTGCTCGACCTCGAGCGAAAGACGATTGAGCAAAAAGTCAACGAGCGCCGTTCGCGCAAGTTCGAGCCGATTCCGATCAGGCGCGATATAGAGTTTGCATCGGTCTGCATCATCGAAGAATCGAACGAACTATTTCCGGGCGTCATGTACCAGCTTGATCACGCTCGTACCTACCCCTATGGCAACATCGCCGCACATATCATTGGTTACACCGGAGAAGTTGATGAGCGGGAAACCAAGACGCAATTTCGAATCGGGTCAATGATTGGCAGAGCCGGTGTGGAAAAGCAATATGACCAGCCGATTCGCGGAATCGACGGCGTCGATTACCAAGAAGTATCCGCGACCGGCCGAATTCTTGGTCCGCTTCAATCGAAGCCGAATAAGGACCCAATTCCCGGATCAGAACTCGGACTCAGTCTCGATCTTGATCTGCAAATTCTGTGCGACTCTTTGTTCGGAGATTCGTTGTCGGGCGCGGCGATTTTCATCAATCCCCAAAATGGCGAAATTCTGGCAATGGTCTCCAAGCCAAACTATGATGCCAATTTGTTTTCCGGATTCGTTCCGCGCGGCGCCTATCAAGAACTATCTACCGATGAGCGTCGACCACTTCTGGATCGCGTGATCCGAGGGACATATCCGCCCGGCTCAACTTCAAAGCTGTTGACGGCCGGTGCGGCGCTGGAGTTGGGACTAATCGAACCTCATACGCCGTTCAAAGCATGTTATGGCGGTTATCAATTCGGTAATCGCTATTTCAAGTGCCACAAGAAGTCCGGGCACGGCAATCAGGATGTATACGGTGCTCTGGAAGTCTCTTGTGATACCTACTTCTATCAAGTTGGATTGAAACTCGGCTTAAAGAACTTCAGCGACATGGCCAAGAAGTGCGGATTTGATGTACTGACTGGAATCGACATTCCGGCAGAACGCGCCGGCTTTGTCCCAACTGAAGAATGGTACAACAAGGCATACGGCAAGAACGGTTGGACCAAGGCAGTGCTGTTGAACCTTGGAATCGGTCAGGGCGAGCTGCTCGTGACACCGCTGGGACTGGCGCAGTTCTACTGCGGCATCGTCAACAATGGAAGCATATATCGACCGCACCTAATGCGTTACATTGAGTCCGCCAACGGCGAGTTGACACAGGTGACGCCGGAAATCTCGCGACAACTGCCGTTTTCGGCATCGACGCTGACTATTCTCAAAGAAGGATGCCGCCGCGTCGTGCAAGGTGGATCGGGGACGGCCGCTCGGTCCCGAATTGAGGGAATAGAAATGGGCGGCAAAACCGGAACGGCACAAAATCCACACGGCAACGAGCACGCGCTTTTTTGTGCGTTTGCACCGTTTGATAAACCGACAATTGTCGGTTGTGTTATCGTCGAGAATGCCGGTCACGGAAGTGTAGCTGCTGCACCGATTGTGCAACAAGTCTTCATCCGCTATTTCCAGAAAACGGGACTTTTGGCGCCTCCGCCGCCGCCGTTGCTTGAGGACATTGTTCAACTATGA
- a CDS encoding FtsW/RodA/SpoVE family cell cycle protein encodes MKLLTKDTFNSGSLTIFIAAALLTIISVFLVYSANHDSPDPRLRDDWAKQIVWLVMGMGVFIAMLRIPMRFHEIFGYVYYAIGCVLLLGLVAFGAG; translated from the coding sequence ATGAAGTTGCTGACAAAGGACACATTCAACTCAGGCAGCTTGACGATATTCATCGCCGCGGCATTATTGACGATCATATCAGTCTTCCTCGTGTACTCAGCCAACCACGACTCGCCTGATCCGCGACTTCGTGATGATTGGGCAAAGCAAATCGTTTGGCTGGTAATGGGTATGGGCGTGTTCATTGCCATGCTGCGCATACCGATGCGATTTCATGAAATCTTTGGCTATGTCTACTATGCGATCGGCTGTGTGTTGTTACTGGGCCTCGTAGCATTCGGAGCTGGCTAA
- a CDS encoding Gfo/Idh/MocA family oxidoreductase, translated as MPRNFAMTGVAGYIAPRHLKAIKETGNILVAAVDPNDSVGILDSFFDEAKFFTEFERFDRHIEKLRRQGDDKRVHYITICSPNYLHDAHVRFALRVGADAICEKPLVLNPWNIDALQELEQESGRRVFTILQLRVHPSLVELKSKIMQVTSNRKREIDLTYVTSRGGWYIVSWKGQTERSGGLVTNIGIHFFDLLIWLFGDVQKSEVHLSNPTKACGFIELQNAVVRWYLSIDKNDLPADVVAKKQTTFRSITIDGSEIEFSGGFTDLHTVVYREILGGGGFGLEAARPSVALAHDIRNAKPIGPNDRVHPFAHKEFGR; from the coding sequence ATGCCACGTAATTTTGCGATGACTGGTGTCGCTGGGTACATTGCGCCACGGCACTTGAAAGCCATTAAGGAAACCGGAAACATTCTTGTTGCCGCTGTCGATCCCAACGATTCCGTCGGCATACTCGATTCATTCTTTGATGAAGCCAAGTTCTTCACCGAGTTCGAGCGATTCGACCGCCACATTGAGAAATTGCGCCGCCAGGGAGACGACAAGCGCGTTCACTACATCACGATTTGTTCGCCCAATTATCTTCATGATGCGCATGTGCGATTTGCATTGCGCGTTGGTGCGGATGCCATTTGTGAGAAGCCGCTGGTGCTCAACCCTTGGAACATCGATGCCTTGCAAGAGCTGGAACAAGAGAGCGGCCGGCGCGTGTTTACGATTCTTCAGCTGCGGGTACATCCTTCACTCGTCGAATTGAAGTCGAAGATCATGCAGGTAACGTCAAATCGTAAGCGCGAGATTGATCTGACCTATGTTACATCCCGAGGCGGCTGGTACATCGTTTCTTGGAAGGGACAGACAGAGCGTTCGGGTGGTTTGGTAACTAATATCGGCATCCACTTTTTCGATTTGTTGATCTGGTTGTTTGGTGATGTCCAGAAGAGTGAAGTTCATTTAAGCAATCCGACAAAAGCGTGTGGATTTATCGAACTGCAGAATGCGGTGGTGCGCTGGTATCTGTCAATCGACAAGAACGATCTGCCTGCCGATGTCGTTGCCAAGAAGCAAACCACGTTTCGTTCGATCACGATTGACGGCAGCGAGATTGAATTCTCGGGCGGCTTCACCGATTTGCACACTGTTGTCTATCGGGAGATACTTGGTGGTGGCGGATTTGGATTAGAGGCGGCTCGCCCATCGGTAGCATTGGCACACGATATTCGCAATGCCAAGCCGATCGGTCCGAATGATCGCGTTCATCCTTTTGCACACAAGGAATTCGGTCGTTAA
- a CDS encoding RidA family protein translates to MSKKVIATDNAPKAIGPYSQGIVLTECKNLIYCSGQIPIDPAVGKVVEGDITAQTHQVFKNITAILTASGSSLKNVIKTTVFLKNMDDFKAMNEVYAGYFDGEFPARSTVQVAKLPLDVSVEIEVIAYLA, encoded by the coding sequence ATGTCCAAAAAAGTAATTGCTACAGATAACGCCCCAAAAGCAATTGGTCCATACTCACAGGGAATCGTACTGACCGAGTGCAAGAATCTCATCTACTGCTCTGGTCAGATTCCGATCGATCCCGCCGTTGGGAAAGTGGTCGAAGGGGACATCACCGCCCAGACGCATCAAGTATTCAAGAACATCACTGCCATTCTCACAGCCTCCGGTTCCAGCCTCAAGAATGTAATCAAGACAACTGTGTTTCTGAAAAACATGGACGACTTCAAAGCAATGAACGAGGTCTATGCCGGTTACTTCGACGGCGAATTTCCTGCGCGCTCAACAGTCCAAGTCGCAAAGTTGCCGCTCGATGTCTCGGTCGAGATCGAAGTCATCGCCTACCTGGCATAA
- the kbl gene encoding glycine C-acetyltransferase yields MYQRAKYDFSSELSNIRDSGIFKEERIIRSAQNAHISVSLPRQQEVTDVLNFCANNYLGLANHPAILAAAHKALDDYGFGLSSVRFICGTQDLHIQLEKRITEFYQTDDAILYSSCFDANGGLFECLLGAEDCIITDSLNHASIIDGIRLCKAKRYIYEHSDMASLERNLIRAREGMDIWDHPGLSDRPQPSRNILIATDGVFSMDGDIAKVKDIVALARKYDAMVMVDESHATGFLGKTGRGSLEINEVLGEVEIITSTLGKAMGGGSGGFTTGKREIIELLRQKSRPYLFSNTVAPALVAGSIAAFDLLSNSDDLRERLMANTQYFRKEMNARGFDIVQGIHPIVPILFRRFENDAELSQHMARDLYDEGIYVVGFFYPVVPKGAARIRVQLSAAHTQEQIDRALAAFSKVGKKHGVIS; encoded by the coding sequence ATGTACCAGCGTGCCAAGTATGACTTCAGTTCAGAGCTATCAAATATCCGCGATTCCGGGATCTTCAAGGAAGAACGGATCATTCGCTCAGCACAAAACGCTCACATCAGCGTTTCGTTGCCGAGACAACAAGAAGTTACTGACGTTCTCAATTTCTGTGCGAACAACTACCTCGGATTGGCTAATCATCCGGCGATTCTCGCCGCCGCCCACAAGGCGCTGGATGATTACGGATTCGGCTTGTCTTCCGTTCGCTTCATCTGCGGCACCCAAGATCTCCATATCCAATTAGAAAAGAGAATCACCGAATTCTATCAAACCGATGATGCAATTCTCTATTCATCTTGCTTCGACGCCAACGGCGGACTTTTTGAGTGCCTGCTCGGAGCCGAAGACTGCATCATCACCGACAGCTTAAATCACGCCAGTATTATCGACGGCATCCGACTTTGCAAAGCCAAGCGATACATCTATGAACACTCCGACATGGCCTCGCTGGAACGAAATCTGATTCGCGCCCGGGAAGGCATGGATATTTGGGATCATCCCGGACTTTCAGACCGCCCTCAGCCTTCGCGCAACATCTTGATCGCCACCGATGGCGTCTTCTCGATGGATGGCGACATTGCCAAGGTCAAAGACATTGTAGCTTTGGCAAGAAAGTACGACGCGATGGTTATGGTCGATGAAAGTCACGCCACCGGCTTCTTGGGAAAGACGGGACGTGGATCGCTGGAGATTAACGAAGTGTTGGGTGAAGTCGAGATTATCACTTCGACACTTGGCAAAGCTATGGGTGGAGGCTCCGGTGGATTCACAACGGGCAAGCGCGAAATCATTGAGTTGCTGCGGCAAAAATCGCGGCCGTATCTCTTCTCCAATACCGTAGCTCCGGCACTGGTGGCGGGAAGTATCGCCGCCTTCGATTTGTTGTCGAACAGCGACGATCTGCGTGAACGGCTGATGGCAAATACACAGTATTTCCGCAAAGAGATGAACGCGCGCGGATTCGATATTGTGCAGGGCATTCACCCGATTGTGCCGATCCTATTCCGCAGATTTGAGAACGACGCCGAGTTATCACAGCATATGGCGCGCGATCTCTATGATGAAGGAATCTACGTCGTCGGCTTCTTCTATCCGGTAGTGCCGAAGGGCGCAGCTCGCATTCGTGTACAACTATCCGCCGCCCACACGCAAGAGCAGATCGATCGGGCGCTGGCAGCATTTTCCAAAGTCGGCAAAAAGCACGGCGTGATTTCTTAA
- a CDS encoding DUF3788 family protein gives MAISIFDDKAHPPQEDDLSEVLGKTYKLWCALKDHVIAEYAPISPEWGFASKSTGWGLRLKGEKRAVLYMTPCKGYFLASFALGEKAVAAAHAAKLPAAMLEVIDKAPKYAEGRGVRLEVRTSKDVDSIKKLAVIKMAH, from the coding sequence GTGGCTATAAGCATATTTGACGACAAAGCACACCCGCCTCAAGAGGATGATCTCAGCGAGGTACTTGGCAAGACTTACAAACTTTGGTGCGCACTCAAAGATCACGTCATCGCAGAATACGCTCCGATCTCGCCGGAATGGGGATTCGCCAGCAAAAGCACTGGCTGGGGATTGCGCCTGAAGGGTGAAAAACGGGCAGTGCTCTACATGACACCCTGCAAGGGCTACTTCCTTGCATCATTTGCCCTTGGCGAAAAGGCGGTAGCGGCGGCACACGCCGCAAAATTGCCTGCTGCCATGCTCGAAGTGATCGACAAAGCGCCGAAATACGCCGAAGGTCGTGGCGTTCGCCTTGAAGTCCGAACATCCAAGGACGTAGATAGCATCAAAAAGCTCGCCGTTATCAAAATGGCACACTGA
- a CDS encoding SDR family oxidoreductase: MSKIALITGASSGIGEATARKLADSGWDLILAARRFERLEKLVSTFKVETHLLQLDVRNRAAVDSAISGLPERWRNIELLVNNAGLSRHLLKLHEGDPVAWDEMIDTNVKGLLYVSRAVIPGMVARGRGHVINVGSIAGHEVYPNGNVYCASKFAVDALTKGMMMDLVDTPIRVSTVDPGLVETEFSMVRFYGDTERAEKVYQGLRPLTGDDIAETIEWIASRPEHIQIAQVVILPKSQAGAMVVHRKQ, encoded by the coding sequence ATGAGCAAGATTGCACTCATCACCGGAGCATCATCCGGTATCGGCGAAGCCACCGCACGCAAATTAGCAGACAGCGGCTGGGACCTAATTCTGGCAGCGCGTCGTTTCGAGCGGCTGGAGAAACTTGTCTCGACCTTCAAGGTCGAAACGCATCTCCTCCAACTCGATGTCCGCAATCGCGCCGCAGTTGATTCTGCTATCTCCGGTTTGCCGGAACGCTGGCGAAACATCGAATTGCTAGTGAACAACGCCGGACTGAGTCGACACCTTTTGAAGCTTCACGAAGGCGACCCCGTTGCATGGGATGAGATGATCGACACCAATGTCAAGGGTCTGCTCTATGTCAGCCGCGCCGTAATCCCTGGAATGGTGGCGCGTGGTCGCGGACATGTGATCAACGTCGGTTCAATCGCCGGCCACGAGGTTTACCCCAACGGCAATGTCTATTGCGCGAGCAAGTTCGCAGTCGATGCACTGACCAAGGGTATGATGATGGATTTGGTCGATACACCGATTCGCGTTTCGACAGTCGATCCCGGCTTGGTTGAAACTGAATTCTCGATGGTGCGATTTTACGGCGACACTGAGCGTGCCGAGAAAGTCTATCAGGGGCTTCGTCCCTTGACCGGCGATGATATCGCCGAGACTATCGAGTGGATTGCTTCGCGCCCGGAACATATTCAGATTGCCCAAGTCGTCATACTCCCCAAGAGCCAGGCCGGCGCAATGGTCGTCCACCGCAAACAATAA
- the kbl gene encoding glycine C-acetyltransferase, which yields MAFSASVRDAYQTQLNEIVSAGIFKEERIICAPQGSDIEVEFPAGSAHKRVINMCANNYLGLSSHPEVIAAARKGLDERGYGMSSVRFICGTQDVHKQLEEKLTKFLGTEDTILFPSCMDANAGVFEAVLTDQDVMIADRLVHASIVDGMRLCKAHQDTYKHSNMEHLEEKLQLHQDKRFRLIITDGSFSMDGDLAPLDKIVELAEKYNSMVFLDDSHASGFIGKTGRGTHEHFGVVGKLDIITTTLGKALGGASGGCVSGRKEIVEMCRQKARPYLFSNTIPPVVAVGASRVLDLISQTTERRDKLERNTLFWRKGLTEGGLIIKDGETPIVPVMLFNAKLSQDFARELFQEGIYAVGFFFPVVAKGQARIRTQLSAAHDQHHLDKALAAFIKVGKKFDILHKTKEQIIEKYGL from the coding sequence ATGGCATTTTCTGCATCAGTTCGCGATGCCTACCAGACCCAACTAAATGAAATCGTCTCGGCAGGTATTTTCAAGGAAGAACGCATTATCTGTGCGCCGCAAGGCTCGGACATTGAGGTCGAGTTTCCGGCGGGTTCAGCACATAAGCGCGTCATCAACATGTGCGCCAACAACTACCTTGGATTGTCCTCGCATCCAGAGGTAATTGCAGCCGCCCGCAAAGGTCTGGATGAACGCGGCTACGGTATGTCGTCGGTTCGCTTTATTTGCGGCACTCAAGATGTTCATAAACAGCTTGAAGAGAAGTTGACAAAATTCCTCGGCACCGAGGACACCATTCTGTTTCCATCATGCATGGATGCCAACGCCGGCGTGTTTGAAGCTGTCTTGACAGATCAGGATGTTATGATTGCCGATCGTTTGGTGCATGCGTCGATCGTTGACGGCATGCGCCTGTGCAAAGCGCACCAAGACACATACAAGCACTCCAACATGGAGCACCTTGAAGAGAAGCTTCAGCTTCATCAGGACAAGCGTTTCCGATTGATAATCACCGACGGATCGTTCTCAATGGACGGCGACTTGGCGCCGCTCGACAAAATTGTCGAACTCGCCGAGAAGTACAATTCCATGGTGTTCCTCGATGACTCGCACGCTTCTGGATTCATCGGCAAGACTGGTCGCGGTACACATGAGCACTTTGGAGTCGTCGGCAAACTCGACATTATAACAACGACGCTTGGCAAAGCCTTGGGCGGTGCTTCGGGTGGTTGCGTTTCTGGTCGGAAGGAGATCGTCGAAATGTGCCGACAGAAAGCTCGGCCTTATCTCTTCTCAAATACCATTCCTCCGGTGGTTGCCGTCGGAGCCAGTCGTGTCTTAGACTTGATTAGTCAAACAACCGAGAGACGCGACAAACTGGAACGCAATACCCTGTTCTGGCGCAAGGGCTTGACCGAAGGCGGCTTGATCATCAAGGATGGCGAGACACCTATCGTGCCAGTTATGTTGTTTAATGCCAAATTGTCGCAAGATTTCGCCCGTGAGCTGTTCCAAGAGGGCATTTACGCTGTCGGATTCTTCTTCCCGGTCGTTGCCAAAGGGCAAGCGCGAATCCGCACACAACTCTCTGCGGCGCACGATCAGCATCACTTGGATAAAGCCTTGGCCGCCTTCATCAAAGTAGGCAAGAAGTTTGATATTCTGCACAAAACCAAAGAGCAGATTATCGAGAAATACGGGCTTTAG